A window of Corvus moneduloides isolate bCorMon1 chromosome 30, bCorMon1.pri, whole genome shotgun sequence contains these coding sequences:
- the LOC116436609 gene encoding serine/threonine-protein kinase pim-1-like, with protein MAAGFHEPLQCPSGPVALGVGGWELVPHQRLGEKQQGQPAPDTPLCESSGCSPSSPQQQSPAHDAGDSDGAALPRCPAAPAAASARSPAPALPLASPTAARRWPLPGAQQEAGQKKKLQELYQLGPQLGSGGFGAVFSGIRLSDGSPVAIKRVARESVLQWYELPDGTRVPMEIVLMEKVGSGCHNIIRLLDWFELPDSFLLVMERPEPSQDLLAFLLEQGFLCEEMARWLFCQVLEAVQHCTACGVLHRDIKPENLLVDPESGDLKLIDFGCGTFLQEQAFTRFAGAHMYSPPEWICLGCYHGHSATIWSLGMLLYVMVCGNMPFLEDRDIVSGQLFFWQQVSPECQHLIRWCLSKHPADRPALEEILRHPWVRGRRL; from the exons atggccgCTGGCTTCCACgagcccctgcagtgtcccagTGGGCCCGTGGCTTTAGGAGTGGGTGGCTGGGAGTTGGTGCCCCACCAGCGGctgggggagaagcagcagggacagc CTGCTCCTGACACCCCCCTGTGCGAGTCCTCGGGCTGTAGCCCCAGCAGTCCTCAACAGCAGAGTCCAGCCCACGACGCCGGGGACAGCGACGgtgccgccctgccccgctgccctgCGGCTCCTGCAGCCGCCTCTGCgcgctcccctgccccagctctgccgcTCGCCAGCCCGACGGCTGCAAGGCGGTGGCCGCTGCCCGGCGCGCAGCAGGAAGCAG GGCAAAagaagaagctgcaggagctgtacCAGCTGGGCCCGCAGCTGGGCAGCGGTGGCTTCGGCGCCGTTTTCTCGGGCATCCGCCTCTCGGACGGGAGCCCG GTGGCCATCAAACGCGTGGCCCGGGAGAGCGTCCTGCAGTGGTACGAGCTG CCCGACGGCACCCGTGTTCCCATGGAGATCGTGCTCATGGAGAAGGTGGGCTCTGGCTGCCACAACATCATCCGGCTCCTcgactggtttgagctgcctgacAGCTTCTTGCTGGTGATGGAGCGTCCGGAGCCATCGCAGGATCTCCTGgccttcctgctggagcaggggttCCTGTGCGAGGAGATGGCGCGCTGGCTTTTctgccaggtgctggaggctgtgcagcactgcaCCGCCTGCGGCGTCCTGCACCGGGACATCAAGCCGGAGAACCTCCTCGTGGACCCAGAGAGCGGCGACCTGAAGCTCATCGACTTCGGTTGCGGCACCTTCCTCCAGGAGCAGGCCTTCACGCGATTTGCCG GAGCACACATGTACAGCCCACCCGAGTGGATCTGCCTTGGCTGCTACCATGGCCATTCAGCAACCATCTGGTCCCTGGGCATGCTGCTGTACGTCATGGTCTGCGGGAACATGCCCTTCCTGGAGGACCGTGACATCGTGTCGGGGCAGCTCTTCTTCTGGCAGCAGGTCTCTCCAG AGTGCCAACATCTGATCCGCTGGTGTTTGTCCAAGCACCCCGCGGACAGGCCAGCGCTGGAGGAGATCTTGCGCCACCCTTGGGTGCGGGGCAGGCGTCTTTGA